Proteins encoded in a region of the Methanorbis rubei genome:
- a CDS encoding class I SAM-dependent methyltransferase: MKEQWCLRVPVRDGEAARRNAIIEGVADRSLRPRVEDEYLLIPVLFECVGAVTAEFVENQAVEELPRHEQIGGIVVLQDDDTLGAEKILAARPSAHTALFATSPVEGEFRTKTFKVLAGSDTTETMYHEYGRRMKIDLTAAYFSARLANERQRILSQMKTNEKILDMFAGVGPFPVMLGERAGLVIANDLNPEAVLLMQKNIRLNHLTNVIPMLGDAKNLAEILSPMQFDRIIMNLPMDAAAFLSAAAPLTKPGTIVHLYSLVEREGEHNAEIFRVFQYAKVTERVLRSYSPTSWHAVYDIEVTQ, translated from the coding sequence ATGAAAGAGCAGTGGTGCCTCCGAGTGCCGGTTCGTGACGGCGAGGCTGCACGAAGAAATGCCATCATCGAAGGAGTCGCCGACCGGTCTCTTCGTCCGCGGGTCGAGGACGAATATCTTTTGATCCCGGTCCTCTTCGAGTGCGTTGGAGCGGTGACCGCTGAGTTTGTGGAAAATCAGGCGGTCGAGGAACTTCCCCGCCACGAACAGATTGGCGGCATCGTTGTCCTGCAGGACGATGACACACTCGGTGCTGAAAAAATTCTTGCCGCACGTCCTTCGGCCCACACTGCACTCTTCGCGACCTCGCCGGTCGAAGGCGAGTTCCGCACAAAAACATTCAAGGTTCTTGCTGGTAGCGACACGACCGAAACAATGTATCATGAGTACGGCCGCCGCATGAAAATTGATCTGACGGCCGCGTACTTTTCTGCGCGGCTCGCGAACGAACGTCAGAGAATTTTGTCGCAGATGAAAACGAACGAAAAAATTCTTGACATGTTTGCCGGCGTCGGTCCCTTTCCGGTGATGCTCGGGGAACGTGCGGGCCTTGTGATCGCCAACGATCTCAATCCTGAAGCAGTGCTTCTGATGCAAAAAAATATTCGATTGAATCATCTCACGAATGTGATTCCCATGCTCGGCGATGCAAAAAATCTTGCAGAAATTTTGTCGCCGATGCAGTTTGATCGCATCATCATGAATCTCCCGATGGATGCCGCAGCGTTTCTCTCAGCCGCGGCCCCTCTCACAAAGCCGGGAACGATTGTGCATCTCTACTCGCTGGTAGAGCGAGAGGGCGAACACAACGCAGAAATTTTCCGCGTGTTTCAATATGCAAAAGTTACGGAACGGGTGCTTCGCTCGTACTCGCCGACAAGCTGGCATGCGGTCTACGACATCGAGGTCACGCAATGA
- the thiE gene encoding thiamine phosphate synthase yields the protein MYDLYVVTDEALSHGLTHEEIARRAVAGGANIIQLRDKEKSSRELYEIACKMKEICRGYALFIVNDRVDVALAAGADGVHLGQSDLPIAAVRKLCPKNFLIGISVGSVEEAKEAEAAGADYVAVSPVFSTSSKSDAGAGHGIAVVRDICSSVMCPVIGIGGINAENTPELIAAGLDGVAVISAVVSAPDVTEAARELSLIIKTAKENRS from the coding sequence ATGTACGACCTCTACGTTGTCACTGATGAAGCCCTGTCTCACGGCCTGACGCATGAAGAGATCGCACGCCGTGCCGTGGCAGGGGGAGCAAACATAATCCAGCTGCGGGACAAGGAAAAATCCTCACGCGAACTGTACGAGATTGCCTGCAAAATGAAAGAGATCTGTCGAGGCTATGCACTCTTCATCGTGAACGACCGGGTCGATGTCGCTCTTGCGGCTGGCGCTGACGGTGTGCATCTCGGTCAGAGCGATCTTCCAATTGCTGCGGTCAGAAAACTCTGCCCGAAAAATTTTCTCATCGGCATCTCTGTCGGCAGCGTAGAGGAAGCAAAGGAGGCGGAGGCAGCAGGTGCTGATTATGTTGCGGTGAGTCCGGTGTTTTCAACCTCTTCGAAGTCGGACGCAGGGGCCGGACACGGCATTGCAGTAGTTCGCGATATTTGTTCGTCAGTGATGTGTCCGGTCATCGGCATCGGCGGAATCAACGCAGAAAACACACCCGAATTGATCGCCGCAGGTCTTGACGGTGTCGCCGTCATCTCCGCAGTGGTCAGCGCTCCTGACGTTACCGAAGCCGCACGGGAACTTTCTCTCATTATCAAAACCGCGAAGGAGAACCGGTCATGA
- the thiM gene encoding hydroxyethylthiazole kinase, protein MQKYAKILESVRTTSPLVHQITNYVTVNDCANITLCIGASPVMSHAPEDVIDMTKIASALVLNIGTLDPKQIEGMLVAGRVAADRNIPIILDPVGAGATPYRTKTAEMLIDELPITVIKGNAGEIGTLAGTAATVRGVDSGSVSGDKKMITQELAKQLGCIVIMSGAEDIICSGNRTLGVANGDPLMGRLSGTGCMAAAVTGAFAAAATDTVNGCAAAMAALGIAGERAAKIACGPGSFKPAFLDAVAALTPEDLEKSAKIIEY, encoded by the coding sequence ATGCAGAAATATGCCAAGATTCTTGAATCAGTCAGGACGACATCACCGCTCGTCCACCAGATCACGAATTACGTCACAGTAAACGACTGTGCGAACATCACGCTCTGTATCGGAGCCTCACCGGTTATGTCCCATGCTCCTGAGGATGTTATCGACATGACCAAAATTGCCAGCGCTCTTGTCCTCAATATCGGAACACTTGACCCGAAACAGATTGAAGGCATGCTTGTTGCCGGCAGAGTTGCCGCAGACCGAAACATTCCGATCATTCTCGATCCGGTCGGAGCCGGAGCGACGCCGTACCGCACGAAGACCGCAGAGATGCTGATTGATGAACTGCCGATAACGGTGATCAAAGGAAACGCGGGAGAGATTGGAACTCTTGCAGGAACTGCGGCAACCGTTCGCGGCGTTGACTCAGGAAGTGTTTCCGGCGACAAAAAAATGATCACACAGGAGCTTGCAAAACAGCTCGGGTGCATTGTCATCATGAGCGGGGCAGAGGATATCATCTGCAGCGGCAACCGGACGCTGGGTGTTGCGAACGGCGACCCACTGATGGGCCGGCTCTCCGGTACCGGTTGTATGGCAGCCGCTGTTACCGGAGCATTTGCGGCCGCAGCAACAGATACTGTAAACGGATGTGCTGCTGCGATGGCAGCACTCGGCATTGCCGGTGAGCGGGCAGCAAAAATTGCCTGTGGCCCTGGTTCATTCAAACCTGCGTTCCTTGACGCGGTCGCGGCACTGACCCCTGAAGATCTTGAAAAGTCTGCGAAAATTATCGAGTACTAA
- the hmgA gene encoding hydroxymethylglutaryl-CoA reductase (NADPH) — MDEQLAKIRSGDLKLYALEKLMPADEAVSLRRKYIEEETSTDLSAVGSYSIPIDRVVVRNIENMIGCVQIPVGVAGPVVVNGEYAKGSFWLPVATTEGALTASINRGCSAITKAGGAEVRILRDGMTRAPIFAATSVAHATEVARWAEDNLLLLKTAAEETTHHGEMIGLTTYVVGTNVFVRFEFDTKDAMGMNMVTIASEAAAKLIEEETGARMVSTSGNMCCDKKPSAINVIEGRGKSVSAGVFLPDEMVASVFKTDAKTLAEVNMRKNLVGSARAVSLGFNAHAANAIAAIFLACGQDPAHVVEGSNAITTVDAVPGGVYVAVSLPSLQVGTVGGGTTIATQNACLSILGVAGGGENPGDNAKAFAEIVAVAVLAGELSLLGALGAQHLAKAHQELGRGGSK, encoded by the coding sequence ATGGATGAGCAACTTGCAAAGATCCGTTCCGGCGATCTGAAACTCTACGCTCTGGAAAAACTGATGCCCGCAGACGAGGCGGTTTCTCTTCGCAGAAAATATATCGAGGAGGAGACGTCCACCGATCTCTCGGCGGTCGGTTCGTACTCGATTCCGATCGATCGCGTGGTTGTGAGAAATATTGAGAATATGATCGGCTGTGTACAGATTCCTGTCGGCGTTGCAGGGCCGGTTGTGGTGAACGGCGAGTATGCGAAAGGTAGTTTCTGGCTTCCGGTCGCAACAACGGAAGGGGCACTGACCGCTTCGATCAATCGCGGATGCAGTGCGATTACGAAGGCCGGAGGGGCTGAGGTTCGCATTCTTCGCGATGGAATGACGCGGGCACCAATCTTTGCAGCGACTTCGGTTGCTCATGCGACCGAAGTTGCCAGGTGGGCCGAGGATAATCTTCTGCTGCTGAAGACTGCGGCAGAGGAGACGACGCATCACGGAGAGATGATCGGTCTTACGACGTATGTTGTGGGAACGAATGTGTTTGTTCGGTTTGAGTTTGACACCAAGGATGCGATGGGGATGAATATGGTGACGATCGCATCCGAAGCTGCGGCAAAGCTGATCGAGGAGGAGACCGGTGCACGCATGGTTTCAACGTCCGGCAACATGTGCTGCGACAAGAAGCCGTCGGCCATCAATGTGATTGAAGGTCGGGGCAAGTCGGTTTCCGCAGGAGTGTTCCTGCCTGATGAGATGGTCGCGTCCGTGTTCAAGACTGATGCGAAGACGCTTGCCGAAGTGAATATGCGAAAGAATCTGGTGGGCTCGGCCCGTGCGGTGTCGCTCGGATTCAATGCCCATGCGGCAAACGCGATTGCGGCAATATTTCTTGCATGCGGTCAGGACCCTGCACATGTTGTTGAGGGCAGCAATGCGATTACGACCGTGGACGCAGTTCCGGGTGGTGTCTATGTTGCGGTTTCGCTACCGTCCCTTCAGGTGGGAACGGTCGGCGGAGGAACAACGATCGCAACGCAGAACGCGTGTCTGTCGATACTTGGTGTTGCAGGCGGCGGAGAAAATCCCGGAGATAATGCAAAGGCATTTGCCGAGATTGTGGCGGTCGCCGTTCTTGCCGGAGAGCTGTCGCTTCTCGGTGCTCTTGGTGCACAGCATCTGGCCAAGGCCCATCAGGAGCTTGGCCGCGGCGGATCAAAATAA
- a CDS encoding ATP-binding cassette domain-containing protein has protein sequence MPDSSPIVTLTILPGTTREGKPENFTEITIRPGDTISIVGPTGSGKTALINDIEVFAWGDTITRRKILVNGVPPPEDLVRDPAKKPIAMITQNTKCLADLTVQEFLAMHLRSRKMKDDSVITSAVDLANQFTGEKIVSSMRMSSLSGGQTRSLFIADAVLISDTPIILLDEVENAGIFKDRVIDILREKKKAIIFVTHDPYVALLTKKRIVMKCGAVENILTPKDEETEALARIAHMDADLMKLRERIRSGEILATLEVA, from the coding sequence ATGCCCGATTCATCACCCATAGTAACACTCACCATTCTCCCGGGAACAACCCGTGAAGGAAAACCGGAAAACTTCACCGAGATAACTATCCGACCGGGCGACACCATCTCAATTGTCGGCCCGACGGGTTCTGGAAAAACCGCACTCATCAATGACATCGAAGTGTTTGCCTGGGGCGACACAATCACCAGACGAAAAATTCTCGTCAATGGTGTTCCTCCTCCTGAAGACCTTGTTCGCGATCCGGCAAAAAAACCAATCGCCATGATCACCCAGAACACGAAATGCCTTGCCGACCTCACCGTCCAAGAGTTTCTCGCAATGCATCTCCGCTCACGAAAAATGAAAGATGACTCTGTCATAACTTCCGCAGTTGATCTCGCAAACCAGTTCACCGGCGAAAAAATTGTGAGCTCGATGCGAATGAGTTCGCTCTCCGGCGGTCAGACCCGATCACTCTTCATCGCAGATGCAGTCCTCATCTCCGACACGCCGATAATTTTGCTTGACGAAGTGGAGAATGCCGGCATCTTCAAAGATCGCGTGATAGACATTCTCCGCGAAAAAAAGAAAGCGATCATCTTTGTAACGCACGACCCCTACGTTGCCCTCCTCACCAAAAAACGCATCGTCATGAAATGCGGTGCTGTTGAAAATATTCTCACGCCGAAAGATGAAGAGACTGAAGCTCTTGCACGAATCGCACACATGGATGCTGACCTGATGAAGCTCAGGGAACGCATCCGCTCAGGAGAAATTCTCGCAACCTTGGAGGTCGCATGA
- a CDS encoding GTP-binding protein, which yields MNVRLIAIAGPPSAGKTAVVKQIIRNLGAAKVAYLKIDVVQAWEDEELAAEFGIPTKKVYSGDMCPDHMGIMVIRDALVWAEGIGAEYLLYESAGLCLRCTPYTRNSLGLCVLSAVSGTHAPLKMAPMIALADVAVVTKIDLVSQAEKEVFREGIRQVAPDIDIVETNAVQGTGMRYLMQVIEKIRPAESERDTLRGVPPLGVCTICIGKKETGWQEHFGVIRPLAAPDNLYRGE from the coding sequence ATGAACGTCCGGCTGATTGCAATAGCAGGACCCCCGAGTGCCGGAAAAACTGCGGTCGTTAAACAGATCATCCGCAACCTCGGAGCCGCGAAAGTTGCCTATCTCAAGATCGATGTCGTGCAGGCATGGGAGGACGAAGAACTCGCTGCTGAGTTTGGCATCCCCACCAAAAAAGTTTACTCAGGCGACATGTGCCCGGATCATATGGGCATCATGGTAATCCGTGACGCCCTCGTTTGGGCTGAAGGAATCGGCGCTGAGTACCTCCTCTATGAAAGTGCAGGCCTCTGCCTGCGATGCACACCGTACACCAGAAACTCGCTCGGACTTTGTGTTTTGTCCGCAGTATCAGGCACGCATGCCCCACTCAAAATGGCCCCCATGATTGCTCTTGCTGACGTCGCCGTTGTCACCAAAATTGATCTCGTCTCTCAGGCGGAGAAAGAGGTCTTCCGCGAAGGAATCCGACAGGTCGCACCGGATATCGATATCGTTGAGACCAATGCAGTGCAGGGAACCGGCATGCGGTATCTCATGCAGGTCATCGAAAAAATTCGGCCAGCGGAAAGCGAGAGAGATACCCTTCGCGGAGTCCCGCCGCTTGGCGTGTGCACCATCTGTATCGGAAAAAAAGAGACCGGATGGCAGGAACACTTCGGTGTCATCAGACCGCTTGCAGCGCCAGACAATCTTTACCGGGGTGAGTAA
- a CDS encoding (Fe-S)-binding protein: protein MVWTPPGKNCGACGMNSCESFATVIAIGEKLLRECPYYAGQQPQTVSPVCDSGCYTGTDVTETPYDFIITAFEGEPSARKIILPFRSDLVERLNISFGDIVTGRPTGAGCPVQHVIRVIEADPVSGLITGHVVGPAFARINCDAIDLGHYHMIGFEGVANVVRKEPEFGCRMPFLPALCMMHRTHTGLVNMIMHKSYGIHVRVEGIVIL from the coding sequence ATGGTCTGGACGCCACCCGGAAAAAACTGCGGAGCCTGCGGTATGAACTCCTGCGAATCATTCGCAACAGTGATCGCGATCGGAGAAAAACTGCTGCGTGAATGTCCCTACTATGCTGGACAACAACCGCAGACAGTCTCACCCGTCTGCGACAGCGGCTGCTATACAGGGACGGACGTTACCGAAACTCCGTATGATTTTATCATCACTGCGTTTGAGGGTGAACCCTCGGCAAGAAAAATAATTCTTCCATTTAGATCCGATCTCGTGGAGAGGCTCAACATCTCTTTCGGTGACATTGTCACCGGAAGACCGACCGGAGCAGGCTGTCCGGTTCAGCATGTGATTCGCGTGATCGAAGCAGATCCTGTCTCAGGCCTCATCACCGGTCATGTGGTAGGTCCAGCGTTTGCCCGGATAAACTGCGATGCAATCGATCTCGGCCACTACCACATGATAGGATTTGAAGGAGTGGCAAACGTTGTGCGAAAGGAACCTGAGTTCGGGTGCCGCATGCCGTTTCTTCCCGCACTCTGCATGATGCACCGGACGCATACCGGTCTTGTCAACATGATCATGCACAAATCCTATGGAATCCATGTGAGAGTAGAGGGGATTGTGATCCTATGA
- a CDS encoding methanogenesis marker 16 metalloprotein, translated as MKSIEDINKKIAAKTAVVLTASELKKRIRAGETITPEDVDVVTCGTFGIMSGTAAVIAFQAAEPGAFRHATSMTLNGVPTHLGPCPNESNGHVDAMVYGTAASSRTGYGGGHLFADLVEKKSVEAVIETDAGTITKTITIDEMSSARMIVTRGAFKNYMAFVNPSESEITTIFSVTPMQGNMNEATFSGCGEINPLENDPTLRFHTPGTGALVNGAPGIILGTGTRSSAAKPNLSLAADMKNMDPNLMGGFRMPTACECLTSVATAIPVTDDAALAALSILDENISLPVAAVTNRTAFDAATYADAWNGDARVRVDPKKCTTPECNRCRDLCPREAIREDLSITKSCMGCLTCVKVCPAGAYSANGGTLHTSTGEIKIILRQSDRVRGELAARTLRDRIRSGSWRFGGV; from the coding sequence ATGAAATCGATAGAGGATATCAATAAAAAAATCGCCGCAAAAACAGCGGTGGTACTCACCGCATCAGAACTCAAGAAACGCATTCGTGCAGGCGAAACGATCACGCCCGAAGACGTCGATGTCGTTACCTGCGGAACGTTTGGGATAATGTCAGGGACCGCAGCAGTGATTGCATTTCAGGCGGCAGAGCCGGGAGCCTTTCGTCACGCGACCAGCATGACGCTGAACGGCGTTCCTACACATCTCGGCCCCTGTCCGAACGAGAGCAACGGTCATGTGGATGCGATGGTTTATGGAACAGCTGCATCAAGCCGTACCGGTTACGGAGGCGGCCATCTGTTTGCCGACCTTGTCGAAAAAAAATCCGTTGAGGCTGTAATCGAAACTGATGCAGGCACGATCACCAAAACAATAACGATTGATGAGATGTCCTCGGCGAGGATGATCGTCACCCGCGGTGCGTTCAAAAATTATATGGCATTTGTCAATCCCTCCGAGAGCGAGATCACCACGATTTTTTCTGTGACACCAATGCAGGGAAACATGAATGAAGCAACATTCTCCGGCTGCGGTGAGATCAATCCGCTGGAGAATGATCCAACCCTCAGGTTCCACACGCCCGGGACCGGAGCTCTCGTCAACGGAGCTCCGGGAATTATTCTCGGAACCGGCACGCGAAGCTCTGCGGCAAAACCAAATCTTTCCTTAGCTGCCGACATGAAAAACATGGATCCAAATCTCATGGGCGGATTCAGGATGCCGACCGCATGCGAATGCCTCACTTCGGTTGCGACCGCAATCCCTGTGACTGATGACGCGGCCCTTGCCGCACTGTCGATCCTCGATGAAAATATTTCACTTCCGGTCGCCGCCGTGACAAACCGAACAGCGTTTGATGCGGCAACCTATGCTGATGCATGGAACGGCGATGCCCGCGTCCGCGTGGATCCAAAAAAATGCACAACACCCGAGTGTAACAGGTGCCGGGACCTCTGCCCGCGTGAGGCAATCAGAGAAGATCTCTCCATCACCAAATCCTGCATGGGTTGTCTGACCTGCGTGAAGGTGTGTCCCGCGGGCGCGTACTCGGCAAATGGCGGGACACTTCACACCAGTACCGGAGAAATCAAAATAATTCTCCGGCAGTCCGACCGCGTGCGTGGAGAGCTTGCGGCACGCACTCTTCGCGACAGAATTCGTTCCGGGTCGTGGCGGTTTGGAGGTGTCTGA
- a CDS encoding cysteate synthase, which yields MGEYILRCVSGGEVLPEHYTLSCSKHPGLLRTEYSARQLTVRPELPGIFRYIDWLPVHGVLPTESRSVTFQSEELCRELGLPNLWITFTGYYPERKCLVPTGSFKELEALPTTVRLSENGGGTLVVASAGNTGRAFAEMAARFETPVVIVVPEDATKNLWTVAEPKDPEKIKLVAVRGDYTDAIGVANKITEKVGFLPEGGAQNVARRDGMGTVMLDAAVTIGRMPDHYFQAIGSGTGGISAWEAAMRLWEDGRFGSSVPKLHLAQNYPFVPMVNAWKEKRSQVLETDMPNAAEAIRQVSAHVLTNREPPYGIPGGMFEAMMYCGGDMYAVKNEEAKDAGRLFADAECGIDLDPAAAVATAALISAVESGAIDRSSTITLNITGGGYARVREDFSLTQVPVAFTVNADEVPEL from the coding sequence ATGGGAGAGTATATTCTTAGATGCGTCTCCGGCGGCGAAGTTCTGCCGGAACATTACACACTTTCCTGCAGTAAACACCCAGGACTGCTGCGGACCGAATACTCTGCAAGACAGTTAACGGTCCGGCCCGAACTTCCGGGAATTTTTCGGTACATTGACTGGCTGCCGGTTCACGGAGTTCTGCCGACAGAGTCGCGGTCCGTGACGTTTCAGAGCGAAGAGCTCTGCCGCGAACTCGGGCTGCCGAATCTTTGGATAACATTTACCGGCTATTATCCTGAGCGAAAATGTCTTGTTCCCACCGGCTCGTTCAAGGAACTGGAAGCTCTGCCAACCACCGTCCGACTTTCTGAAAATGGTGGAGGGACTCTGGTCGTGGCTTCTGCCGGCAACACCGGCCGAGCGTTTGCCGAAATGGCGGCAAGATTTGAAACGCCGGTCGTCATTGTAGTTCCTGAAGATGCGACAAAAAATCTCTGGACCGTAGCAGAGCCAAAAGATCCGGAAAAAATCAAACTGGTTGCTGTCCGCGGAGACTACACCGATGCCATCGGCGTTGCCAATAAGATTACCGAGAAAGTAGGTTTTCTTCCGGAAGGCGGAGCACAAAATGTTGCCCGCCGCGACGGGATGGGGACCGTGATGCTGGATGCTGCGGTAACGATTGGGAGGATGCCGGACCATTACTTCCAGGCGATCGGTTCAGGCACCGGAGGTATCTCAGCATGGGAGGCGGCGATGAGGCTCTGGGAGGACGGGCGGTTCGGCAGTTCAGTGCCGAAACTGCATCTCGCCCAGAATTATCCGTTCGTCCCAATGGTGAACGCGTGGAAAGAGAAACGGTCGCAGGTGCTGGAGACCGACATGCCGAATGCAGCTGAAGCCATCAGACAGGTGTCGGCACATGTTCTGACGAACCGTGAGCCGCCGTATGGTATTCCGGGCGGCATGTTCGAGGCGATGATGTACTGCGGCGGCGATATGTATGCGGTCAAAAATGAGGAGGCAAAAGACGCCGGGCGTCTGTTCGCTGATGCTGAGTGCGGCATCGATCTGGATCCTGCGGCAGCGGTTGCAACAGCGGCCCTGATCTCGGCTGTTGAGAGCGGGGCGATTGATCGCAGTTCAACGATTACGCTGAATATTACCGGCGGCGGTTACGCAAGAGTTCGTGAGGATTTTTCGCTCACTCAGGTGCCGGTAGCATTCACGGTGAATGCAGATGAGGTGCCGGAGTTATGA
- the comE gene encoding sulfopyruvate decarboxylase subunit beta produces MNEEIVLKILEEHGIDLVASLPCDKNKRLTALLPTKFPVIDLAREEDGVGICAGAYLGGRKPLMSIQSSGLGNMMNALMSLSRTYDLPLPILASWRGVYCEAICAQIPFNEPLPRMLDVYNIPYRIFSNAEDLKNLGEVIQGAYEMRTPFVALIKPSCWEPEESVEISYPRRVVPAKSFTLSGYADPQMVRLDAIRVITEFADEETLVVSNIGVPSKELYVTKDRDGNFYMLGSYMQASAIGLGCAVACPKKRVIVIDGDGSLLGSAVLPMVAASGTTNLTIVALDNGTFGSTGNQISPAYATADLSVLALGAGITSVERAGSSEELWNALEHGVSFVHVPLRPGNSSSPNISLSPTEIRNRFMKFCQR; encoded by the coding sequence ATGAACGAGGAGATAGTTCTCAAAATTTTGGAGGAACATGGAATTGATCTTGTCGCGTCGCTTCCGTGCGACAAAAACAAACGGCTGACTGCCCTCCTCCCGACAAAGTTTCCAGTGATTGATCTTGCCCGCGAGGAGGATGGCGTTGGAATTTGTGCGGGTGCATACCTCGGTGGAAGAAAACCGTTGATGTCGATTCAGAGTTCCGGCCTTGGCAATATGATGAATGCGTTGATGTCGCTTTCCAGGACATATGATCTGCCGCTGCCGATTCTTGCAAGTTGGCGGGGAGTCTACTGCGAGGCAATCTGTGCACAGATTCCGTTCAACGAGCCGCTTCCAAGAATGCTGGATGTGTATAATATTCCATACCGGATATTTTCAAATGCTGAGGATCTGAAAAATCTCGGTGAGGTGATCCAAGGAGCGTATGAGATGCGGACACCGTTTGTTGCGCTGATCAAACCATCCTGCTGGGAACCTGAAGAGTCGGTGGAAATTTCGTATCCGAGGCGTGTTGTTCCTGCGAAGAGTTTTACACTCTCAGGCTACGCTGATCCTCAGATGGTGCGGCTGGATGCTATCCGCGTGATTACAGAGTTTGCGGATGAGGAGACGCTTGTCGTCTCCAATATTGGTGTTCCGTCCAAGGAGCTGTATGTGACAAAGGATCGCGACGGCAACTTCTACATGCTGGGCAGCTACATGCAGGCATCAGCGATCGGTCTTGGTTGTGCGGTTGCATGTCCGAAGAAGCGAGTGATTGTGATCGACGGCGACGGAAGTCTTCTCGGCTCTGCGGTTTTGCCGATGGTTGCGGCTTCGGGGACAACGAATCTGACGATTGTTGCTCTTGATAACGGAACGTTTGGGAGCACGGGAAATCAGATCAGTCCTGCGTATGCGACTGCGGACTTGAGCGTTCTTGCTTTGGGAGCAGGGATTACATCAGTCGAGCGGGCTGGATCATCTGAAGAGTTGTGGAATGCTTTGGAGCATGGGGTTTCCTTTGTGCATGTCCCTCTGCGGCCCGGCAATTCATCGTCGCCAAATATTTCTCTGTCGCCGACTGAGATCAGGAACCGGTTTATGAAGTTTTGTCAGAGATGA
- a CDS encoding ADP-ribosylglycohydrolase family protein: MLNKYKGCLLGAVLGDALGMPGETTVSRFIGVTLGFKRAYKGHPNHDLLPGQYTDDSQIMLAAARLLADASWDPETYAKDLLRTHNLNKFRYPDGTIYAACKRMQTTNDFVGSGVYSDSAGCISLAVPFALAYKDRKEMAPKLLEACSITHTHPGAHAATIGLALMLNTLIETGSTSEAYQALITAAQNMNPDLAARINNAVRIEKTGMQITESLAAIGNSSSVYHTLPVALFLCNRFSDPEELLACASSCGGNADTITLICGAYLGAYRGIEALPQDLLASLERRGEFETLAEKLQNPKKPEPKKSEKKPTQEPESIYDSGWEPE; the protein is encoded by the coding sequence ATGCTGAACAAATACAAGGGATGCCTCCTCGGTGCCGTACTCGGCGACGCCCTTGGAATGCCCGGCGAAACCACCGTGAGCCGGTTCATCGGAGTCACCCTCGGATTCAAACGTGCATACAAAGGCCACCCAAACCATGACCTCCTGCCAGGCCAGTACACCGACGACTCACAAATAATGCTTGCAGCAGCCCGCCTTCTTGCTGACGCATCATGGGATCCGGAAACATACGCCAAAGACCTGCTCCGGACCCACAACCTCAACAAATTCCGCTACCCTGACGGAACCATCTATGCCGCATGCAAACGCATGCAGACCACCAACGACTTTGTCGGCTCAGGCGTCTACTCAGACAGCGCTGGCTGTATCTCCCTTGCCGTACCCTTCGCTCTTGCCTACAAAGACCGCAAAGAAATGGCGCCCAAACTTCTTGAAGCCTGCAGCATCACCCACACCCACCCAGGGGCCCACGCCGCAACAATCGGTCTTGCCCTCATGCTCAACACCCTCATTGAAACCGGCAGCACCAGCGAAGCATATCAGGCGCTCATCACCGCCGCACAAAACATGAACCCTGACCTTGCCGCAAGAATCAACAACGCAGTGCGCATCGAAAAAACCGGCATGCAGATCACTGAATCTCTGGCAGCAATCGGCAACTCATCCTCAGTCTATCACACCCTGCCGGTTGCACTATTCCTCTGCAACCGCTTTAGCGATCCTGAAGAACTCCTCGCCTGCGCATCCTCATGCGGCGGCAACGCAGACACCATCACCCTCATCTGCGGCGCATACCTTGGAGCCTACCGCGGCATCGAAGCCCTGCCGCAGGATCTCCTCGCGAGTCTTGAACGAAGAGGAGAGTTTGAAACCCTCGCAGAAAAACTACAGAACCCCAAAAAACCTGAACCAAAAAAGTCCGAGAAAAAACCGACACAAGAGCCGGAAAGTATCTACGACTCAGGCTGGGAACCAGAATAA